The segment CAGCCACCAGGAAGCCCTCGGGCCCGCCGTGCTGCTCACGGAAGAACGCGGGGTCCCGCTCCCGGTCCGGCGGGCTGCCGGGCGACCACCTCGGGCTCCACGTGACGTGGTCGATCTCGAGCAGCTCGGCGTCGTCGTCGATCGTGGCAGGACGGACGACGGGCTCGGCGTTCACGGCGCGATCGTGCCACGTCCACCGACCCGTGCACCCGTAGCGGGTGGATACTGACGCGATGACCCACCCGTGGCGTCCTGAGCGCGAGATCACCGTCGCCGAGGCCACCGCTGCCGTGCGCGAGCTGGGACTCGCCGGTGACGACGTCCGCCAGGTCGCGGCGGGGTGGGACAACTCGATCGTCGCCGTCGACCACACGTGGCTGTTCCGCTTCCCACGACGCTCGATCGCGCTGCCCGGGGTGGAGCGGGAGGCGCTCCACCTTCCGCGTCTGGCACCGCTGCTGCCGCTGCCGATCCCGATCCCCCGCCACCACGGCACCTACGGCGAGCCGCCCTGGCCGTTCTGGGGCGCCGAGGTGCTGCCCGGGACCGAGCTCGCCGTGACCCCGCACGCCGACGTCGAGTCCGTCGCCGGCGCACTCGGCCGCTTCGTGCGGGCCCTGCACGACGTGCCGCTCGACCCGACGCTCCCGGTCGACCCCATGGGGCGGGCCGACGCCGTCGACCGCGCCGCACGCACCCGGGTCATGCTCACGGACCTGCGGTCCGCCGAGGTCTGGCGCGACGACACCGCGCTCGACGCCCTGCTCGAGCGCGCGGACGGCGCACCACCGGCGCCGGACCAGGTGGTCACCAGCCACGGCGACCTCTACGCCAGGCACGTCCTCGTCGACGACGCCGGCCAGGCGTGCGGCGTGATCGACTGGGGCGACCTGTGCGTGGCGCACCCCGGCGTCGACCTCGCCTTCGTGTTCAGCGCCCTCGCGCCCCAGCACCGCGCGGCGTTCTGGGCCGAGTACGGCGACGTGGACGAC is part of the Aeromicrobium sp. Leaf245 genome and harbors:
- a CDS encoding phosphotransferase, yielding MTHPWRPEREITVAEATAAVRELGLAGDDVRQVAAGWDNSIVAVDHTWLFRFPRRSIALPGVEREALHLPRLAPLLPLPIPIPRHHGTYGEPPWPFWGAEVLPGTELAVTPHADVESVAGALGRFVRALHDVPLDPTLPVDPMGRADAVDRAARTRVMLTDLRSAEVWRDDTALDALLERADGAPPAPDQVVTSHGDLYARHVLVDDAGQACGVIDWGDLCVAHPGVDLAFVFSALAPQHRAAFWAEYGDVDDDTVLRARTMAAFSAAAVASYARDTRLDALLTSALERLATVAVD